GCACTGAAACATCCGGCTGGCAGCTCCCGAGGCGGGAACGAATTTCATTGTCCGTCCTTTCCTTGCTTCGGCTTCGAAAAGCCCTACCAGCTTTCTTTCCTCTTCGGGCTTGACCCTTATTATACCGTCTCCAACCGTGCAGGGTCTGTCCAGTGTGACATACCAATCGTTTTTTTCAAAATGATGCAGGTAGTTGCGGATGTCCTCTTCGGTTATCCCGTGAGCTTTCAGAATTTCCCTATCTCTTTCGTCTAAGCTGATCATGGCTTTTCCCCTCCCTTTGTCGGCACTCCGTCAGAAGGCCTGACCTATGCTGAAGTAGATCTGTAGAGGGCCGAAAAAGTCCTGATCAGGTGGGTTCAGCTGATAACCCAGGTCAACTCTTATAGGCCCGATGGGAGTCTGGTACCGTAAACCGGCTCCGATGGTGTATCTCAGGTCGGTGGGATCAAGTGATAACTGGCCGGGATAGACCTGGCCCATGTCGAAGAAAAGCACGCCCTGAAAGGACCGCCCCTTTATTTTCAGGGGAAACCTTAAGTCGACGTTTGCTTCCAGAACGCTTGATCCTCCCAGAGGGTTTCCTTCGCTGTCAAGAGGCCCCAGTTTCTGGTAGGGATAACCCCTTACGCTGTTACTTCCGCCGGCGAAGAAGCGCTTGAATATGGGTATCTTCTGATCATTTTCCAGATTTACAATCGTTCCCCAACGCGCACGCAGTGCCAGAACGAAACTTGATAAAGGGATATAAGCCCTTCCTTCCCAGGTGGTTTTTATAAAAGCTACATCAGAGCCGGTCAGAGAAGATGCCCATTCGGTGGAAGAAAAGATCTGAAAGCCTCTATTGGGATCGAGGATGTCGTCGACGTAACGACCGGTAAATCCGGATACAATGGAGGAGATGAAATAGTTATCCTTCTGGCGATCTAAGAGGTCATCGGTGTCAGGGGCTATGTCCACGCCGGTCAGGTCGTTGAACTCCAGGTTATGGCCTGCATACCAGGACCACTTGTTGCTGATTTTTACATTAAACCTGGGCCTGCTGTAGAAGGTGTTGACGGTGTAGCTTTCCTGATCCTCATGGTCCCAGCCGGTATTCCATTCGATAGATTGATCTTTGCCGGGGAAGTGAGGTTGATAAAATTGTAATTCGGCCAGCTGTTCTATGAAGCTCCCTTTTAACAGGCCCCGGAGTGTACGACCGTCTCCTAAGAACCTCCGTGCCTCCAGCTCGAGTTTACCTCGCAGTTGCTCTTCGGTGCCGTAACCGACTCCCGCCCTGACGGTATAAGGTCGGGCTTCGACCACCGTTATCACGACCGGAAGTTCTGTTTCCTCTGTGTCCAGGCCTTCAACCCTAATGTCCACGTAGGTAAAAAGCTGGGTATCGTACAGTTTTCTCTGGGAGTTCTGAATCTTCCGGGCCGAAAAGCGTTCTCCGGGCTTGAATTGAAGGTTGAGCCATATTTCTTTCGGGTTGACCCTGTTAAGGCCCTCGATTCGAAGGGTGCCAAAGGTACAGGGAGGCCCTGTTTCGACGGATATTGAAACCCTGGCTTGCAGAGATTGCTTGAATATTCTGGCTTTTCTTTTGACCTGAGCCTTTGGATAACCCCAGTCGGCCAGATACTTTAGAATATTCTTCTCCGTTTTATCGAAGTCTTCAATGCGAAATCTCTGACCTTTTTTCAGGGGTATTAACTTCAAAAGCTCATCGTGCCAGGATGTGTTTTTTTCGCCGTTTACCGTTAGATCTATTGAGGATATCCTCACGGGTTCGCCTTCATGGACTTTTACCGTAAGCCTGATCAGCTTTGGGCCGATCTGTTTCACTTCTCCTTTGCTGACCTGAACATCGTAAAACCCTTCAGAACGGTAAAAATCTTCTATTCTTTTTAGGTCGGATTCGAAGATCTCTTCGTCGTAATAGGCCTTTTCAAAAATCCCCAGTAGCCCTTTCTCCCTGGTTTTCATAAGGCCCTTTAACCGGCTGTCCGAAAAGGACCGATTACCGATAAAGCTTATCAATGCTACCTGTAATCTCGGTTCATCCGCCCCGGAAGGGTAGGGCGTGCAAAAAATAAGGAGTACGCAGGCGCAAAGTACGTAGAAGCCCGGGGTTATCTTCGAAATGTAACCGGCTGCCCTTTTGTACGAGTTAGGTAGAAATTCCAATTCGGTAGTCGTGAGCAAAGCAGCAACATCGTAAGTGCTCTGATTTGTCGGCCCTTTTTTCACAGATGTTTTGCTCACGCCGGATGTTGTCCCGTTGTTTTTCTATTGTGGTGACTTTTTCAGGGATTCCAGAGCCTCTTTTGCCAGTCGGGCTTCAGCGCTGTTCGGGGCCTTCTCAATGACCTTTTCGTAAAGTATTCGCGCTGCCGTTCTGTCTCCCAGAGCCTCCCAGGCTTTGGCCTGCTTGTAGAGCGAACTGGCTACCTTGTTGCCCTTTGGGTATTTGTCTATCACCTGCTGGTAATATTCAATAGCTTTGAGATAGTTTCCTCTTATAAAGTAGATTTCACCGAGCCAGAAAAAGGCGTTGTCCGCAAGGGACGAATCCGGGTAATTATCGGCAAATTGTTTAAATTTTTCTTCTGATAGCGAATAATTCTTTTGTTGAAAGGCCTTTAAAGCTTCTGAGTAGAGTGCTTCCTCAGGGGACATTGAAGGCGTCTCTTGCCGGGCAGGCTCTGGCGGCCTGGCGATTACAGGTGATGTCGTAACGGGCATCTGTCCCTTTTCAATCTTATGCTCAAGTTCCTGCAAACGCCCTTCCATGCGCCCCATCTGTAACTGCAGATTATCAAGGCGTGCCATGAGATCGGCTTTTGCCTTCCTTTCTTCTTCGGTATTTTGAACTTTTTTCTCCAGCTCTCCGACGCGTTGCTCTAACATGGCAAGTCTTTGCTGTAAGAGGGTTTGTTCCTGAGTCGTCACGCACCCCATAGAAAAAGCCGTAATCAGGATCAGGAAAACCGGGATAGCATATCGCATGACTTACCTTCCTTTTTAACTGTTGTTAATTCTGACCGAGCACTCCGGTATCCTCAATAGTGAAGTACGAAATGGGCCCGTCTGTTTTTTGCCCACGATTCTTCGTCATGACCCAGTGCTATGGGTTTTTCTTCTCCGTAGCTTATGGTGGTCATGCGGTTGGGATCTATGCCCAGGTTGACCAGATACTGCCAGGCACTGTGAGCTCTGCGTTCGCCTAGGGCCAGATTGTATTCGTTCGTCCCGCGTTCATCACAGTGACCCTCGATGGTTACCGTGACAAGAGGATAACGCTTGAGAAACTCGGCTTTTTCTTCCAGTATTCTTTTGGCTTCTTCGGTTAACTCGTAGGAGTCGAAGGCAAAGTGAATGTCCCGGTTTTCAAAAACTTCCTTTGCGGCGAGAAATTCCTGTTTTTCTTCTTCGGTGGTTATACCGAGAGCTCTCCATCTTGGATCCTCAATTATTTTGCCCTGCTCAATGCCTGCTCCGGCTTCTCCGGGCGGCACGGCGCCCGGGGCAGGCGTATAGGCTACTCGTTTTGCACATCCTGCAATCATAAAGACAAACACGGAAATTAGAACCGCTGCACATCGTTTCATTGCAAATCCCTCCCTGACTCAAGGTTGTGTTGGACGAGGTGACCAGGCCGGTAGTAATTGATCGCCCTTTATGTCAGTCAGCCGCCTTAGGTTTTGACCGTTTTTCAACATAATCCATATAGCGTAATTTCCAGATCTGTTCGACTGAAAAGCAATCATTCGGCCGTCCGGAGACCACACGGGTGCTTCGTCGTTGTGGTTTCCGGACGTTAGCTGAATAAGATCGGTGCCGTCGGGACGAATGAGGAATATGTGATGATGACCGTCCGTCCTGCCACTGTAGGCTATCCAGCTTCCGTCAGGCGACCATGCAGGAGATGTGTTGTAATTGCCGTAGAAAGTAAGCCGTGACCTGCGACCAGTTTCGACATCCACTATGTATATTTGCGGGGAGCCGGTTTCTCCTGAGACGTAGGCAATTTTTTTCCCATCCGGAGACCAGCTGCCGGGTAACTCAATGGCCCATCCCCCTACGGCTTTCTTTATTATCCTTCCCGTGGATGCGTCCATTATGTAAATGTCGGGATTGTCCTCGGCGGATAAGCTCACGGCCAGAAGCGGCTGAGATGGGTGAAAACGGGGCGCTGCTATCACGCCGGAGGATTCATAAACGGTGCGAACTGCGCCGGTAAAGACCGAAAGAAGGGAAATGCCCATTGTTTTTTCGCTTCTGTAGGCGGTATAGGCAATCAGGTTTCCGTCGGGGCTCCAGCTGGGTGAGAGCACGAGTTTTTCTTCGGGGGTCAGCAGAAGAGGATTTGATCCGTCAAAATCAACCACGTAAAGGCGCTGTAACCCCCCGTCTTTGTTGACGAAGGCTATTTTGGTGGAAAAAACTCCGGGTGTTCCCGTCAGATACTTCATGATCATATCGGCAAAGTGATGTATCATGCGCCGGTAGTCCTTAATTCCGCCGTCATAGGCCTGCCCTAAGACCATTTTTCCTGCAACCACGTCAAAAAGCCTTAATTCCAGGTGCAATTGTCCACCCGACGCAAGGTACGATCCCCTAACGAGGAATTCTGCTCCCAACCTCTTCCAGGAAGCAAAAGATATCTCTTCGGCGGTGGTTCCCATTTTTTGAGGGTCTTCCAGAAATCCTGCAGGATCCAGACAGGAAAAGGCTCCGGAAAAGTCAAGATCCCTCCGCAAAAGTTCCGCCATCGCTGAGGATAATTCGGGATTTTCGGCTCCCTCTCTCTTAAAGTCGGGTACGGCTACAGGGAGTTTTCTGAAATTAGGCTCAGTTATGTCGATGTAAACGCGGCTTTGAATTTTCACTCCCCAAAGCAGGCATAGAAAAAACACCGAGAGTAACACAAGGAGATGGCTTTTCATGATCTGTTTATCCTCCGGCAAGCTCGGGTCTGAACCTGATTCCGATTTCTTCGGCTGGAGGGCTGTAAATCCTCGGAAAGGGCGGCAATGGATCGGCTTTCTTGACGGCCTTCCAGGCCGAATCGTCAAAAAGGGAGTTTCCCGATTTTTTTTCAAAGCGCATTGAAAGAATTTTCCCATCACGTCTTACTTTAATCACAATAACGGCTTCAAGATCGCCTCTGCCTAAAAATTCCACAGGTAGCGCCCACTGTTTCTGTATGGCCCTCCACACTTCGCTGTAATAAAGCCTTCTTGCAAGCCCGTACTCGGCGTCGCCTTCTTCCACGGTCCTTTCGGTTTTACGGTTTTCTGCCGTTTCTTCCCCTGATTTTTTGACGGGAATGACCGGGATGAGTTTTTCCCAGGAAGCAATTTTCTGTGAAGGTTTCTTCGCCTGAGGCTCAAGCTCCGGTGCTGGTTCCAGTGGCTTTAAGGCAAGTCCCGGGACGCCTTCGGTTTTCGTATCGGGGATATCTATTTTCTGCACCGGATATAAGGGCTGGACGGGTTGCCGGGGGGCAGGCGATCTGGTCGTTGAGGCCGTTCGGCTCGTCTTTACCTTTGAAACAGCCTTTCCCCGGTCAACTTCTTTCGCCGATATGAGATGTACGCGATAAACGTTCGATATGTATTGTCGGCTTTCCGTTCGGTTTACAAAGGGCATCCACAGCAAGATAACGACAAGACTCATATGTATCAGGGCCGATATACCAACGCCCTTGGCATATTCCCGGGTTTCTCCATTACTTCCGAAAACGGAGCGTCTCATCGTTTTTCAGGAGGTTCCGTAATGAGTCCAATGTCTTCTATTCCGGCTTCTCTTATCTTTGACATAACGGTCATAACGGTACCGTAGCTAAGAGCCCTATCGGCCCTCAGAAAGATGCCTTTATGATCTTGCCGATTGGCATAAATTGCTCTGAGCTTCGGTGCGAGATCTTCAAGGGCTACTTCGTATTCGTCGATGTAAATTTTACCCGTCGCATCTACGGTCACAACCAGGCGTTCTTCAGGGGACTCAATGGCTGGAGCTTCTGCCGCCGGGACCTTTACGTCGAAGCCCTGCATCATCAGAGGAGCCGTTACCATGAAAATCACAAGAAGCACCAGCATCACATCGACAAAGGGGGTAACGTTTATATCCGAGACGAGATGGGGATCTTTCTCTTCGTAAAGATAATCTCTCATAGTACGGCCCTTCCTGTTTCACCGGCCGTGACGATTCCGTGAACCTCTTCACCCTGGGGTGAAGAAGCGATTCGCCGCATGAGGTCACGATCTACGAAGTTCATGAAATCGCTTATAAAGTGACGTGTCTCGATTTCTACGGCTCTGATTTTCTGAGAAAAGTAGTTATAGAAGATTACGGCGGGTATGGCTGTTGCAAGACCCACGGCCGTTGCGATTAAAGCTTCGGCAATGCCGGGAGCTACCACTGCGAGGTTGGCACTTCCCTGAAGGCCGATGTTTCTGAAACTGTTCATTATGCCCCATACGGTGCCAAAGAGGCCGATGAAGGGAGCACTGCTACCCGTTGAAGCCAGAAGGCCGAGCCATTTTTCAAGTCGTCCTCTTTCTATCAGCAGAGCCGTGTGCATGGTTCTGAAAATACTGTCCCTCACGAGTTCTCCGGCTTCCGGGCGCAATTTTTCCCCTTCTTTTCCTCTGATTGCCCTTACGAGTTCGCCGTATCCTGCTCTGAAAACATGAACGAGCGGTGTTTCCGAGAAGGCTGATGCTTCCCTGTAAAAGACCGAAAGATTTTTCTGCTGGTGGAATCGCAGGATAAAAGATATCGTTTCCTTTCGCACACGGCGAAATCTGATGAACTTGGCAATAATAATACCCCAGCAGCATACGGACATAACGATAAGGATTAACAGTACAATTCTTACGAGAATCCCCGTGTGTCCTAAGAGTTCAAATATGCCGGATCCATTGGTTGACGGTAAAACAGAAGAAATCAGGAAAAAACCGCCGAAGCAAAACATTTATAACTCCTGATAACCTTTTATTTCTCTTACGATGGCGACAATTTCGGACACTGCCTTTCCTGCAGACTCGGGAATGTAAACATCGGTTACATGCCCTGTTAAGGCCGATGGCGATGGATTTATTTCGATGATGAAAGCTCCGTTTTCCTTTGCAATTACAGGAATGGTCGATGCGGGGGCCACAGTTGCCGATGTGCCGATAACCATCATCACATCGCAGGATCGTGCCACGTCCATTGCCCGGTGAAGGGCAATCGGAGGAATGGGTTCTCCGAAGAAGACAACATCGGGGCGCAGGGGGCCTCCACAGCTACACCTTGGTGGCAGACTTTCGAGGGAAACTTCCCCGGGGTCATAGCGTTTTGAACAATCGTCGCATCTCAGGGTTCTGGCGTGGCCGTGGAATTCGATAACATCCGTGTTCCCGGCTTTCTGGTGAAGACTGTCGATATTTTGAGTGATTACGGTTTTCACACATCCCAGCTTTTCGAGCTCTGCAAGCCCGATGTGAGCAGGGTTCGGCATGGCCCTGTCAAGAAGTCCCGTCATTTCAATTAGCATTTTCCATACCCGGCCGGGATTTCTTCGAAAGGATTCTATATAGCCGTACTCCATGGGGTCGTACCTGGACCACAGTCCGTCCGGGCTTCTGAAGTCGGGTATTCCGCTTTCGACGGAAATTCCCGCGCCGGTGAGGGCTGCCCCGTAACGTGCTCGGGCAATTCTTTCTGCGGCCTTTCTATAGAGCTCTTCCATCTTTCTTACCTTTTTATCTTCAATTTTTGCCCGACTGTTATTAAATCACCTTTGATGTTATTCCACTTCTTCAACGCATAGACCGAGACTCCGTAGCGGCGGGCTATTGAAGAAAGAGTCTCGCCCCTTTTTACTACGTGATAAACAATCTTGGTTTTATAGCGTCTTTCCAGTTCGGAAAGGGCCGTTTTAAACTGCGGTCCGGTTCCATGAGGTACGCGTATCACATAGTAGCCGGGCGGTATTTCTTTTGCCCTGAAGGAGGGATTGAGCCTTTTGAATTCTCTCAGAGAAACTCCTGCAGCACGGGCGACTTCTACAACGGGAACATAGGTGTCAAGATTAACGCTTACGTCGTCAAATTCAAGAGGCGGGTAACCTTTTCCCGGCGGCAGAAAATATCCGTACTTTTCCGGATGGCTTAAAACTTCTTTAATCGCCAGTATTCTGAAAACATACCTTTCCGTCTCCTTTGGCAATACCAGATCATAGTAGCTTGATACGCCCTGTTCCTGGATGCTTCGGGCGACCAGATCTTCTCCACAATTATAAGCCGCAAGAGCAAGAGCCCAGCTGTTGAACTGCTCATAG
This sequence is a window from Thermodesulforhabdus norvegica. Protein-coding genes within it:
- the bamA gene encoding outer membrane protein assembly factor BamA; translated protein: MKKGPTNQSTYDVAALLTTTELEFLPNSYKRAAGYISKITPGFYVLCACVLLIFCTPYPSGADEPRLQVALISFIGNRSFSDSRLKGLMKTREKGLLGIFEKAYYDEEIFESDLKRIEDFYRSEGFYDVQVSKGEVKQIGPKLIRLTVKVHEGEPVRISSIDLTVNGEKNTSWHDELLKLIPLKKGQRFRIEDFDKTEKNILKYLADWGYPKAQVKRKARIFKQSLQARVSISVETGPPCTFGTLRIEGLNRVNPKEIWLNLQFKPGERFSARKIQNSQRKLYDTQLFTYVDIRVEGLDTEETELPVVITVVEARPYTVRAGVGYGTEEQLRGKLELEARRFLGDGRTLRGLLKGSFIEQLAELQFYQPHFPGKDQSIEWNTGWDHEDQESYTVNTFYSRPRFNVKISNKWSWYAGHNLEFNDLTGVDIAPDTDDLLDRQKDNYFISSIVSGFTGRYVDDILDPNRGFQIFSSTEWASSLTGSDVAFIKTTWEGRAYIPLSSFVLALRARWGTIVNLENDQKIPIFKRFFAGGSNSVRGYPYQKLGPLDSEGNPLGGSSVLEANVDLRFPLKIKGRSFQGVLFFDMGQVYPGQLSLDPTDLRYTIGAGLRYQTPIGPIRVDLGYQLNPPDQDFFGPLQIYFSIGQAF
- the ybgF gene encoding tol-pal system protein YbgF, whose amino-acid sequence is MRYAIPVFLILITAFSMGCVTTQEQTLLQQRLAMLEQRVGELEKKVQNTEEERKAKADLMARLDNLQLQMGRMEGRLQELEHKIEKGQMPVTTSPVIARPPEPARQETPSMSPEEALYSEALKAFQQKNYSLSEEKFKQFADNYPDSSLADNAFFWLGEIYFIRGNYLKAIEYYQQVIDKYPKGNKVASSLYKQAKAWEALGDRTAARILYEKVIEKAPNSAEARLAKEALESLKKSPQ
- the pal gene encoding peptidoglycan-associated lipoprotein Pal produces the protein MKRCAAVLISVFVFMIAGCAKRVAYTPAPGAVPPGEAGAGIEQGKIIEDPRWRALGITTEEEKQEFLAAKEVFENRDIHFAFDSYELTEEAKRILEEKAEFLKRYPLVTVTIEGHCDERGTNEYNLALGERRAHSAWQYLVNLGIDPNRMTTISYGEEKPIALGHDEESWAKNRRAHFVLHY
- the tolB gene encoding Tol-Pal system beta propeller repeat protein TolB, yielding MKSHLLVLLSVFFLCLLWGVKIQSRVYIDITEPNFRKLPVAVPDFKREGAENPELSSAMAELLRRDLDFSGAFSCLDPAGFLEDPQKMGTTAEEISFASWKRLGAEFLVRGSYLASGGQLHLELRLFDVVAGKMVLGQAYDGGIKDYRRMIHHFADMIMKYLTGTPGVFSTKIAFVNKDGGLQRLYVVDFDGSNPLLLTPEEKLVLSPSWSPDGNLIAYTAYRSEKTMGISLLSVFTGAVRTVYESSGVIAAPRFHPSQPLLAVSLSAEDNPDIYIMDASTGRIIKKAVGGWAIELPGSWSPDGKKIAYVSGETGSPQIYIVDVETGRRSRLTFYGNYNTSPAWSPDGSWIAYSGRTDGHHHIFLIRPDGTDLIQLTSGNHNDEAPVWSPDGRMIAFQSNRSGNYAIWIMLKNGQNLRRLTDIKGDQLLPAWSPRPTQP
- a CDS encoding energy transducer TonB, translated to MRRSVFGSNGETREYAKGVGISALIHMSLVVILLWMPFVNRTESRQYISNVYRVHLISAKEVDRGKAVSKVKTSRTASTTRSPAPRQPVQPLYPVQKIDIPDTKTEGVPGLALKPLEPAPELEPQAKKPSQKIASWEKLIPVIPVKKSGEETAENRKTERTVEEGDAEYGLARRLYYSEVWRAIQKQWALPVEFLGRGDLEAVIVIKVRRDGKILSMRFEKKSGNSLFDDSAWKAVKKADPLPPFPRIYSPPAEEIGIRFRPELAGG
- the tolR gene encoding protein TolR, with amino-acid sequence MRDYLYEEKDPHLVSDINVTPFVDVMLVLLVIFMVTAPLMMQGFDVKVPAAEAPAIESPEERLVVTVDATGKIYIDEYEVALEDLAPKLRAIYANRQDHKGIFLRADRALSYGTVMTVMSKIREAGIEDIGLITEPPEKR
- the tolQ gene encoding protein TolQ, whose amino-acid sequence is MFCFGGFFLISSVLPSTNGSGIFELLGHTGILVRIVLLILIVMSVCCWGIIIAKFIRFRRVRKETISFILRFHQQKNLSVFYREASAFSETPLVHVFRAGYGELVRAIRGKEGEKLRPEAGELVRDSIFRTMHTALLIERGRLEKWLGLLASTGSSAPFIGLFGTVWGIMNSFRNIGLQGSANLAVVAPGIAEALIATAVGLATAIPAVIFYNYFSQKIRAVEIETRHFISDFMNFVDRDLMRRIASSPQGEEVHGIVTAGETGRAVL
- a CDS encoding SIR2 family NAD-dependent protein deacylase translates to MEELYRKAAERIARARYGAALTGAGISVESGIPDFRSPDGLWSRYDPMEYGYIESFRRNPGRVWKMLIEMTGLLDRAMPNPAHIGLAELEKLGCVKTVITQNIDSLHQKAGNTDVIEFHGHARTLRCDDCSKRYDPGEVSLESLPPRCSCGGPLRPDVVFFGEPIPPIALHRAMDVARSCDVMMVIGTSATVAPASTIPVIAKENGAFIIEINPSPSALTGHVTDVYIPESAGKAVSEIVAIVREIKGYQEL
- a CDS encoding lytic transglycosylase domain-containing protein — translated: MKRATIFKIIVALILIGPVRAQQLGTPITVPYFEPPRHMDLCGEPVPLHRQDVMERFDREFTIVVYAHAQVYLWLKRAERYFPWLERQLREKGLPEDLKYVAVAESDLLHEARSPAGAAGQWQFIEPTGKRYGLRVDSLVDERYDYQKSALRAMNYLKDLYEQFNSWALALAAYNCGEDLVARSIQEQGVSSYYDLVLPKETERYVFRILAIKEVLSHPEKYGYFLPPGKGYPPLEFDDVSVNLDTYVPVVEVARAAGVSLREFKRLNPSFRAKEIPPGYYVIRVPHGTGPQFKTALSELERRYKTKIVYHVVKRGETLSSIARRYGVSVYALKKWNNIKGDLITVGQKLKIKR